The following coding sequences are from one Prochlorococcus sp. MIT 1314 window:
- the fabF gene encoding beta-ketoacyl-ACP synthase II gives MPNFHRVVITGIGAVTPIGNNIDEYLLSLQKGISGVSGITLFDPAQHPCKFAAEVKNLQSENYIEAKESKRWDRFSQFGVIAAKQAFNDSGLEITEANASRIGVIIGSGVGGLLTMETQAQILSQRGPKRVSPFTVPMMIPNMATGLAAIALGAKGPSSSVSTACAAGSNAIGDSFRLLQLGKADAMICGGAEASITPLGVAGFASAKALSFRNESPETASRPFDAERDGFVIGEGSGILVLETLENAKKRDARIYAEIIGYGTTCDAHHITAPSPGGIGGAEAIRLAIEESSLSLDKVDYINAHGTSTSANDKNETSAIKSIFRDRSYLIPVSSTKSMTGHLLGGSGGIEAVACILSLTHNFIPPTINYVNPDPDCDLDYVPNNAREAQVGAALSNSFGFGGHNVCLAFSKMN, from the coding sequence ATGCCAAATTTCCATCGAGTAGTTATTACTGGAATCGGAGCAGTAACTCCAATTGGTAACAACATTGATGAATATTTACTCAGTCTTCAAAAAGGGATTAGTGGGGTCTCAGGGATTACTCTCTTTGATCCCGCACAACATCCTTGCAAATTTGCAGCAGAAGTGAAAAATCTTCAATCTGAAAATTATATTGAAGCAAAAGAATCCAAAAGGTGGGATCGTTTTTCCCAGTTTGGAGTTATTGCTGCAAAGCAAGCCTTTAATGATTCTGGACTTGAAATTACTGAAGCTAATGCATCAAGAATTGGAGTAATAATTGGCTCTGGTGTTGGAGGCTTACTCACTATGGAAACTCAAGCTCAAATACTGAGTCAAAGAGGACCAAAAAGAGTAAGTCCATTTACAGTCCCAATGATGATTCCAAACATGGCAACTGGACTAGCTGCCATTGCTTTAGGTGCGAAAGGACCAAGTTCCTCTGTTTCTACTGCTTGCGCTGCCGGTTCGAATGCAATTGGGGATTCATTTAGATTACTTCAACTTGGGAAAGCAGATGCAATGATCTGTGGAGGGGCAGAAGCAAGTATTACACCTCTAGGAGTGGCTGGTTTTGCTAGTGCCAAAGCTCTTTCTTTCAGAAATGAAAGTCCCGAAACAGCGAGTAGACCTTTTGATGCAGAAAGAGACGGATTTGTTATTGGAGAGGGATCTGGAATTCTTGTTTTAGAAACTTTAGAAAATGCAAAAAAAAGAGATGCAAGAATTTATGCAGAAATTATTGGATATGGAACAACATGTGATGCGCATCATATTACTGCGCCCTCTCCAGGAGGGATTGGAGGAGCAGAAGCCATCAGACTAGCAATTGAAGAAAGTTCTCTAAGCCTAGACAAAGTCGATTACATAAATGCTCATGGAACGAGTACATCAGCTAATGACAAAAATGAAACTTCTGCAATTAAATCGATATTTAGAGACAGATCTTACCTTATTCCTGTAAGCTCTACTAAGTCGATGACTGGTCATCTCCTAGGAGGTTCAGGAGGTATAGAAGCAGTAGCTTGTATACTTTCTTTGACACATAATTTTATCCCTCCTACAATTAACTACGTCAATCCAGATCCTGATTGTGATCTTGATTATGTACCAAATAATGCAAGAGAAGCTCAAGTAGGGGCCGCTCTTTCTAATTCCTTCGGCTTTGGTGGTCATAATGTTTGCCTTGCTTTTAGCAAAATGAACTAA
- the acpP gene encoding acyl carrier protein, which produces MSQEILEKVCSIVSEQLSVEAGEVKSDSNFQNDLGADSLDTVELVMALEEAFDIEIPDEAAEGIATVGDAVKFIEEKKG; this is translated from the coding sequence ATGTCACAAGAAATCCTCGAAAAGGTCTGTTCAATTGTTTCAGAGCAATTAAGCGTTGAAGCAGGAGAAGTAAAATCAGATTCAAACTTCCAAAATGATTTAGGTGCAGATTCTCTAGATACCGTTGAATTAGTTATGGCTTTAGAGGAAGCATTTGATATCGAAATTCCTGATGAAGCAGCTGAAGGAATCGCAACAGTTGGCGATGCAGTGAAATTCATTGAAGAAAAAAAAGGTTAA
- the psaC gene encoding photosystem I iron-sulfur center protein PsaC: protein MSHAVKIYDTCIGCTQCVRACPLDVLEMVPWDGCKAGQIASSPRTEDCVGCKRCETACPTDFLSIRVYLGDETSRSMGLAY from the coding sequence ATGTCACACGCAGTTAAAATTTACGACACTTGCATTGGATGCACTCAATGTGTCAGGGCTTGCCCACTAGATGTTTTAGAGATGGTTCCTTGGGATGGCTGTAAAGCTGGCCAAATTGCCTCATCACCTAGAACTGAAGATTGTGTAGGCTGTAAAAGATGTGAAACGGCATGTCCAACAGATTTTTTAAGTATTCGCGTTTATTTAGGAGATGAAACTTCTAGGAGTATGGGTTTAGCATATTAA
- a CDS encoding DUF3188 domain-containing protein translates to MKINQTFILSFVAPLMILISALGFILRGNSKKIFYLPIGLMGISIILEKDLRRRLDRKNIFKKIKSFQKVK, encoded by the coding sequence ATGAAAATTAATCAAACTTTTATTTTATCTTTTGTGGCTCCTTTGATGATCCTTATATCTGCTTTAGGATTTATATTGAGGGGAAATTCTAAGAAGATTTTTTATTTACCTATTGGCTTAATGGGGATTTCAATTATTTTGGAGAAAGATTTAAGACGAAGATTGGATAGGAAAAACATTTTTAAAAAGATAAAGTCTTTTCAAAAAGTTAAATAA
- the tkt gene encoding transketolase: MVAASVSLESLCVNSIRMLAVDAVNKSNSGHPGLPMGCAPMGYALWQNILNHNPNNPQWFNRDRFVLSAGHGCMLLYSLLHLTGYKSVSIEDIKEFRQWGSKTPGHPETFETEGVEVTAGPLGAGISNAVGLAIAETHLAAKFNKPDCNIVDHYTYVIMGDGCNQEGIASEACSLAGHLKLGKLIALYDDNQITIDGRTDVSFTEDVLKRYEAYGWHVQHVADGNHDVKGITEAIEKAKLVTDKPSIIKISTTIGYGSPNKSDTAGIHGAAVGEEEAALTREFLNWEYPPFEIPNEVYEHFRKAITKGEDLEKKWESKFGDYQAKYPSEGAELKRMLNGQLPENWDKDLPSYTPNDKGLATRKHSQICLGALGPNLPELIGGSADLTHSNYTDIKGETGSFQAYSPEKRYLHFGVREHAMAAVLNGIAYHNSGLIPYGGTFLVFADYMRGSMRLSALSELGVIYVLTHDSIGVGEDGPTHQPIETIPSLRAMPNMLVFRPGDGNETSGAYKLAIQNRKRPSALCLSRQGMPNQENTSIDKVALGGYIVSDCDGTPDLIFIGTGSELNLCIEASKEISKLGKKTRVVSMPCVELFEEQEESYKESVLPSSVTKRVVVEAAHSFGWHKYTGFNGICITMDRFGASAPGGECMKNFGFTVENVVNKTKEIL; the protein is encoded by the coding sequence ATGGTCGCTGCATCTGTTTCATTAGAATCTCTCTGTGTAAATAGTATAAGGATGCTTGCTGTAGATGCAGTAAATAAATCGAATAGTGGACATCCTGGGTTACCAATGGGATGTGCACCTATGGGTTATGCACTATGGCAAAACATACTTAATCACAACCCAAATAATCCACAATGGTTTAATAGAGATCGTTTTGTATTGTCAGCTGGTCATGGCTGTATGTTGTTGTATTCTTTGCTTCATCTGACAGGATACAAATCAGTTTCGATAGAAGATATTAAAGAATTTAGACAATGGGGATCAAAAACTCCTGGGCATCCAGAAACATTCGAAACTGAAGGGGTTGAAGTTACAGCTGGGCCGCTAGGTGCAGGCATTTCTAATGCTGTTGGTTTAGCAATCGCTGAAACTCACTTAGCCGCTAAATTCAACAAGCCAGATTGCAATATTGTAGATCACTATACTTACGTGATAATGGGTGATGGCTGTAATCAAGAAGGTATCGCATCAGAGGCTTGCTCATTAGCTGGTCATCTTAAGCTTGGTAAATTAATTGCACTCTATGACGATAATCAAATTACAATTGATGGACGCACCGATGTTTCTTTCACTGAAGATGTTTTAAAAAGATACGAAGCTTATGGATGGCATGTACAACATGTTGCAGATGGGAATCATGATGTTAAAGGAATAACTGAAGCTATCGAAAAAGCAAAATTAGTTACAGACAAACCTTCAATAATAAAAATTTCTACCACAATAGGTTATGGATCACCTAATAAATCAGATACCGCTGGTATTCATGGGGCAGCGGTTGGAGAAGAAGAAGCTGCATTAACTAGAGAGTTTTTAAATTGGGAATATCCTCCATTTGAAATACCAAATGAAGTATATGAACATTTTAGAAAAGCAATAACAAAAGGTGAAGATCTAGAGAAGAAATGGGAATCGAAATTTGGAGATTATCAAGCAAAATATCCGTCTGAAGGGGCTGAGTTAAAGAGAATGTTAAACGGCCAATTACCTGAGAATTGGGATAAAGATCTCCCTTCTTATACCCCTAATGATAAAGGTTTAGCAACCAGAAAACATTCACAAATATGTTTAGGTGCCCTAGGTCCTAACCTACCTGAATTAATTGGTGGATCAGCAGATTTAACTCACTCTAACTACACAGATATTAAAGGAGAAACTGGATCATTCCAAGCTTATAGCCCTGAAAAAAGATATTTACATTTTGGTGTACGTGAACATGCTATGGCAGCTGTACTTAATGGTATTGCCTATCACAATAGTGGTCTAATACCTTATGGGGGCACCTTCCTTGTTTTCGCCGATTATATGAGAGGTTCAATGCGACTTTCAGCACTTAGTGAATTAGGGGTTATCTATGTTTTAACCCACGATTCAATTGGTGTAGGTGAAGATGGTCCAACACATCAACCTATTGAAACCATACCTTCTCTTCGTGCTATGCCTAACATGCTAGTTTTCAGACCAGGTGATGGGAATGAGACGAGTGGGGCCTATAAACTTGCTATTCAAAATCGAAAAAGACCTTCTGCCCTTTGTTTAAGTAGACAAGGTATGCCAAACCAAGAAAATACTTCGATCGATAAAGTTGCTTTAGGAGGATATATAGTTTCTGATTGCGATGGCACACCAGATCTAATATTTATTGGTACTGGAAGCGAACTAAATCTTTGCATTGAAGCAAGTAAGGAAATTTCAAAATTAGGTAAAAAAACTCGAGTTGTCTCTATGCCATGCGTAGAACTTTTCGAAGAACAAGAAGAATCTTACAAAGAAAGTGTTTTACCTAGTAGTGTTACTAAGCGTGTTGTAGTAGAAGCTGCCCATTCATTTGGTTGGCATAAATATACAGGTTTTAATGGGATTTGTATTACTATGGACAGATTTGGCGCATCAGCACCTGGCGGCGAGTGTATGAAAAATTTTGGATTTACAGTTGAAAACGTCGTTAATAAGACAAAAGAAATTCTATAA
- a CDS encoding amidohydrolase, which translates to MNKDHFSKKIDSFNDELINLRRHIHAHPELSGLENQTAILISGYLKNIGWNVRESIGRTGVIADFGPLDKGIIGLRVDMDALPIFEETKLSFASKVDGVMHACGHDLHITIGLGVAKIVKDLKLKFGTRIIFQPAEEIASGARWMIKDGATNGLTHILGVHVYPDLPVGTIGIKEGSLTAAAGELKVEIKGKSGHGARPHEGVDAIWVASKVISGIQESITRKLDPLDPVVITFGKISGGNAFNILAEKVNLIGTVRCTNLQLFKNIGTWLNENISSLANSCGADAKVIFREITPPVNNNSEVNRVLRDSGIKVLGQGNVIELQKSSLGAEDFAEFLNDIPGAMFRLGVSNSNGCAPLHSSKFDPDERAIAVGIKVITESIVELNNEN; encoded by the coding sequence ATGAATAAAGATCACTTTTCAAAAAAAATTGATTCCTTTAATGATGAATTAATTAATTTAAGAAGACATATACATGCACATCCTGAATTAAGTGGACTTGAAAATCAAACAGCGATTTTAATAAGTGGTTATTTAAAAAATATTGGTTGGAATGTAAGAGAATCCATAGGTAGGACTGGAGTTATAGCTGATTTTGGTCCCTTAGACAAAGGTATTATAGGCTTAAGAGTGGATATGGATGCTTTACCAATATTTGAGGAAACTAAATTAAGTTTTGCGTCAAAAGTAGATGGTGTTATGCATGCGTGTGGTCACGATTTACATATAACGATTGGATTGGGTGTAGCAAAAATTGTTAAGGACTTAAAACTTAAATTTGGGACTAGGATAATTTTTCAGCCTGCTGAAGAAATTGCGAGTGGAGCAAGATGGATGATTAAGGATGGTGCAACTAATGGTTTAACCCATATTTTGGGGGTTCATGTCTACCCTGATTTACCTGTAGGGACTATTGGGATTAAAGAGGGAAGTTTAACTGCAGCGGCCGGAGAACTTAAGGTAGAGATTAAAGGAAAATCAGGCCATGGTGCTCGACCTCATGAAGGAGTTGATGCTATTTGGGTGGCTTCTAAAGTTATCTCGGGAATTCAAGAATCAATAACACGGAAGTTAGATCCTTTAGATCCTGTAGTAATAACTTTTGGTAAAATAAGTGGTGGAAATGCATTCAATATCCTTGCAGAAAAGGTTAATTTAATTGGTACGGTTAGATGCACTAATCTTCAGTTATTTAAGAATATTGGTACTTGGCTCAATGAAAATATCTCTTCTTTAGCTAATAGTTGCGGAGCGGATGCAAAAGTAATATTTAGAGAAATTACTCCACCAGTTAACAATAATTCTGAAGTTAATAGAGTACTCAGAGATTCGGGAATTAAGGTTTTGGGTCAAGGAAATGTTATCGAATTACAAAAATCCTCATTAGGTGCTGAAGATTTCGCTGAATTCTTGAATGATATCCCTGGGGCTATGTTTAGGCTTGGTGTTTCCAATTCCAATGGATGCGCTCCACTACATAGTTCCAAATTTGATCCAGATGAAAGAGCTATTGCGGTTGGAATCAAAGTGATAACAGAATCCATAGTAGAATTAAACAATGAAAATTAA
- the glmS gene encoding glutamine--fructose-6-phosphate transaminase (isomerizing), producing the protein MCGIVAVTGYKKALPLLMNGLEKLEYRGYDSAGIAVINSETNSITCNKAEGKLKNLISNLHDTNIHGTVGIGHTRWATHGKPEVKNAHPHIDSTGSIAVVQNGIIENFQELKNKLEKEGIIFNSDTDTEVIPHLIERELNTLSKLNLENNGSTLLVAVRNVISDLEGSYAFAVLWAGAPTSLVVARRRAPLIIGLGEGEYICASDTPAIANFTNIILPMEDEEIALLTPLGIEIYDSNNERQYRNPVSLKVSEQIMDKMHFKHYMLKEIYDQPRTAKNWLESYLIKNVEDGQYQVKYPFDTKFFESIERIEIIACGTSKHAAMVGRFLLEQFSGIPTNVFYASEFRYSPPPLLPNTLTIGVTQSGETADTIAAIDMEIKRRSSIEDKKFKPNLIAITNRKESSIGRQVSNIIDICAGIEVGVAATKTFFAQLLSFYGLAIKFAQIKGSQSSDAIDKLIKELIKLPPLIEDLLEAHNKSSEKLAHDFFNIKDVIFLGRGINYPIALEGALKLKEISYIHAAGYPAGEMKHGPIALLDKKVPVISIASPGEVFDKVISNAQEAKARDSYLIGIAPECNGTEIFDYLMKIPSYNEWVSPLLNIVPLQLLSYHIAAHRGLDVDQPRNLAKSVTVE; encoded by the coding sequence ATGTGTGGAATAGTCGCTGTAACTGGTTATAAAAAAGCTTTACCATTATTAATGAATGGTTTAGAAAAACTAGAATATAGAGGCTATGACTCTGCGGGTATTGCAGTTATTAATTCCGAAACAAATTCTATTACTTGTAACAAAGCAGAGGGAAAACTTAAGAATTTAATAAGTAATCTTCATGATACTAATATTCATGGAACTGTAGGTATAGGTCATACTCGTTGGGCAACTCATGGAAAACCTGAAGTTAAAAATGCCCATCCTCACATCGATAGTACAGGATCTATAGCAGTTGTTCAAAATGGTATTATTGAAAATTTCCAAGAATTAAAAAATAAATTAGAGAAAGAGGGTATTATTTTTAATTCGGATACAGATACTGAGGTTATTCCTCATCTAATTGAAAGGGAATTAAATACGTTAAGTAAACTTAATCTTGAAAATAATGGTTCAACATTATTGGTAGCTGTGAGAAATGTAATAAGTGATTTAGAAGGATCTTATGCATTTGCAGTCTTATGGGCTGGTGCCCCTACTTCTTTAGTAGTTGCAAGAAGAAGGGCCCCTTTGATTATTGGTTTGGGTGAAGGAGAATATATTTGTGCAAGTGATACACCAGCTATCGCAAATTTTACAAACATTATTCTGCCTATGGAGGATGAGGAAATAGCTTTATTAACCCCTCTTGGAATAGAAATATATGATTCAAACAACGAGAGACAATATCGAAATCCTGTTTCTTTAAAAGTCTCAGAGCAAATCATGGATAAGATGCATTTCAAACACTATATGTTAAAAGAGATATATGATCAGCCTCGAACTGCAAAAAATTGGTTGGAAAGTTATTTAATTAAAAACGTAGAAGATGGCCAATATCAAGTCAAATATCCCTTTGATACAAAGTTTTTTGAATCAATTGAGAGAATTGAAATTATAGCTTGTGGTACAAGTAAACATGCTGCAATGGTGGGAAGATTTTTATTAGAACAATTTTCAGGTATTCCTACCAATGTATTTTATGCAAGTGAGTTTCGATATTCACCACCACCATTGTTACCAAATACATTAACTATTGGTGTCACTCAATCTGGAGAAACTGCCGACACAATTGCAGCTATCGATATGGAAATTAAAAGAAGATCTTCAATTGAAGATAAAAAATTTAAACCAAATCTTATCGCAATTACAAATAGAAAAGAAAGCTCAATAGGAAGGCAGGTTTCAAATATAATTGATATTTGTGCAGGAATAGAAGTGGGAGTTGCAGCAACAAAAACTTTTTTTGCACAATTACTTTCTTTTTATGGATTAGCTATAAAATTTGCGCAAATTAAAGGTAGTCAAAGTTCAGATGCAATAGATAAGTTAATAAAAGAACTTATAAAACTGCCTCCATTAATAGAAGATCTCTTAGAGGCTCATAATAAATCTTCAGAAAAGTTAGCGCATGATTTTTTTAATATTAAAGATGTTATATTTTTAGGAAGAGGGATAAATTACCCTATTGCTCTTGAAGGGGCTTTAAAATTAAAAGAAATTAGTTATATTCATGCCGCTGGATATCCAGCTGGCGAAATGAAACATGGTCCAATAGCTTTATTAGATAAAAAAGTACCTGTCATCTCTATTGCCTCTCCTGGTGAAGTTTTTGATAAAGTTATCAGTAATGCTCAAGAAGCAAAGGCTAGAGACTCATATTTGATTGGTATTGCTCCTGAATGCAATGGAACGGAAATATTTGATTATTTAATGAAAATTCCTTCATACAATGAATGGGTTTCACCTTTACTTAATATAGTGCCTTTGCAATTATTGAGTTACCATATTGCAGCTCATAGAGGACTTGACGTCGATCAACCAAGAAATTTAGCTAAGAGTGTAACTGTGGAATGA
- a CDS encoding NAD(P)H dehydrogenase subunit NdhS: MALSTKPILPGSLVVVKDTDSIYRGYKGFVQRVTKNRAAVLFEGGNWDKLITFKLTNLEIV; the protein is encoded by the coding sequence ATGGCATTATCAACAAAGCCTATACTCCCTGGTTCTTTAGTTGTTGTAAAAGATACAGATTCCATATATAGAGGATATAAAGGTTTTGTCCAGAGAGTTACAAAAAATAGGGCAGCTGTTCTTTTTGAAGGTGGTAATTGGGATAAACTCATCACTTTCAAATTAACTAATTTAGAAATAGTCTAA
- a CDS encoding tetratricopeptide repeat protein: MITFKKVKVWFLLIFVFVNIFYIAPCYSSSLREDLFKNALDLSSVGKFNFALQEWNRYLDSYPDDAAGFSNRGNVRLVLGDVEGSIDDQNKAISLNPSEIDPYINRGIAEEALGLWAQAKKDYMFVISQDSKNFSALYNLANVEGSISHWEKARDLFSKAALYNPGFAMARSSMALVDFQLGNIDKSEEELKKLIRRYPTFVDARAALTALSWSKGESGKAESNWIAVTELDPRYSDEEWLKQVRRWPPKPTKDLMNFIDLK; this comes from the coding sequence ATGATAACTTTTAAAAAAGTTAAGGTTTGGTTTTTATTAATTTTTGTTTTTGTCAATATTTTTTATATTGCACCATGCTATTCATCTTCTTTGAGAGAGGATTTGTTTAAAAATGCATTAGATTTAAGTTCAGTCGGAAAATTTAATTTCGCTTTACAAGAATGGAATCGATATCTAGATTCTTATCCTGATGATGCTGCAGGTTTCAGCAATAGAGGAAATGTAAGACTTGTCTTAGGAGATGTCGAAGGATCAATAGATGACCAAAATAAGGCAATAAGTTTAAATCCCAGTGAAATAGATCCTTACATTAACAGAGGTATAGCAGAGGAAGCATTAGGTCTATGGGCGCAAGCTAAAAAAGATTATATGTTTGTTATTTCGCAAGATAGTAAAAATTTCTCTGCATTATATAATTTGGCTAATGTTGAAGGCTCTATATCACATTGGGAAAAAGCAAGAGATTTATTTTCAAAAGCTGCTTTATATAATCCTGGATTTGCGATGGCAAGGTCAAGTATGGCGCTAGTAGATTTTCAGTTGGGGAATATTGATAAATCTGAAGAAGAATTAAAAAAATTAATTAGACGTTATCCAACTTTTGTAGATGCTAGGGCGGCTTTAACAGCTTTGAGTTGGTCCAAGGGTGAATCTGGTAAAGCAGAGAGTAATTGGATAGCAGTAACTGAATTAGATCCTAGGTATAGTGATGAGGAATGGTTAAAACAAGTAAGAAGATGGCCTCCAAAACCAACTAAAGATTTAATGAACTTTATCGATTTAAAATAA
- the rimM gene encoding ribosome maturation factor RimM (Essential for efficient processing of 16S rRNA), giving the protein MIKNNKWLVVGLITSCHGINGQVKVKSLSDFEERFLIPGERWLQKEKESPIKIELTSGYKQPGKKTFIIKFQGISSRNHAEQLKKYKILVKADQLPKLNKEEFHLLELVNLQVKTIENKVIGKVINLENEKNNLLVIELFNNHKKVLIPFVDEIVPLVDIKNNFLIINPPKGLLEL; this is encoded by the coding sequence ATGATAAAAAATAATAAGTGGTTAGTTGTTGGTTTAATAACATCATGTCATGGAATTAATGGACAAGTAAAAGTTAAATCTCTAAGTGATTTTGAAGAAAGATTTTTAATACCCGGTGAAAGATGGTTACAAAAAGAAAAAGAATCCCCTATAAAAATAGAACTTACTTCGGGTTATAAACAGCCTGGTAAAAAAACATTCATTATTAAATTTCAAGGAATAAGTTCTAGAAATCATGCTGAGCAACTTAAGAAATATAAAATTCTAGTAAAAGCTGATCAACTTCCTAAGTTAAATAAAGAAGAATTTCACTTGCTAGAACTTGTGAATTTACAAGTTAAAACTATAGAAAATAAAGTAATCGGGAAAGTTATTAATTTAGAAAATGAGAAAAATAATTTACTTGTTATTGAACTATTTAACAATCATAAAAAAGTTTTGATTCCATTTGTTGATGAAATAGTACCATTAGTAGATATAAAAAATAATTTTCTGATAATCAATCCCCCCAAGGGACTTTTAGAGCTATAA
- the thiC gene encoding phosphomethylpyrimidine synthase ThiC, translating into MRSSWIKPRLGKDNVTQMNFARNGYITEEMNFVAKKENLPASLIMEEVARGRLIIPANINHLNLEPMSIGIASRCKVNANIGASPNASDINEEVEKLRLAVKYGADTVMDLSTGGVNLDEVREAIIHESPVPIGTVPVYQALESVHGSIDRLTEDDFLHIIEKHCQQGVDYQTIHAGLLIEHLPKVKGRITGIVSRGGGILAQWMLHHFKQNPLYTRFDDICEIFKKYDCTFSLGDSLRPGCLHDASDDAQLAELKTLGELTRRAWGHNVQVMVEGPGHVPMDQIEFNVRKQMEECSEAPFYVLGPLVTDISPGYDHISSAIGAAMAGWYGTSMLCYVTPKEHLGLPNAEDVREGLIAYKIAAHAADIARHRAGARDRDDELSHARYNFDWNKQFELSLDPERAKQYHDETLPEEIFKKAEFCSMCGPKHCPMNSKISDESLDQLKDKLEGCNTSV; encoded by the coding sequence ATGAGAAGTTCTTGGATTAAGCCTCGCCTTGGAAAAGATAATGTAACTCAGATGAATTTTGCGAGGAACGGATATATTACTGAAGAAATGAATTTTGTTGCTAAAAAGGAGAATCTACCTGCGTCTTTAATAATGGAAGAAGTCGCTAGAGGAAGATTAATCATTCCAGCTAATATTAATCATTTGAATCTTGAGCCAATGTCTATAGGTATTGCTTCTAGATGTAAAGTTAATGCAAACATTGGAGCTTCCCCTAATGCAAGTGATATCAATGAAGAAGTAGAGAAGCTAAGGCTAGCTGTTAAATACGGGGCTGATACGGTTATGGATCTTTCTACAGGAGGAGTGAATTTAGATGAAGTGCGGGAGGCAATTATTCACGAATCTCCTGTTCCCATAGGAACAGTTCCTGTTTATCAAGCTTTAGAAAGTGTGCATGGGTCAATAGATAGACTAACTGAAGATGATTTTCTTCATATTATTGAAAAACATTGCCAGCAGGGCGTAGATTATCAAACTATTCATGCTGGATTACTAATAGAGCATTTGCCAAAAGTCAAAGGAAGAATTACTGGAATTGTAAGTAGAGGAGGAGGTATTTTAGCTCAGTGGATGTTACATCATTTTAAGCAAAACCCTCTTTATACAAGGTTTGATGATATTTGCGAGATTTTTAAGAAATATGATTGTACTTTCTCTCTAGGAGATTCCCTCAGGCCTGGATGTTTGCATGATGCTTCTGATGATGCACAGTTAGCAGAATTGAAGACTTTAGGCGAGTTAACTCGAAGAGCATGGGGACATAATGTTCAAGTAATGGTTGAGGGCCCTGGCCATGTACCTATGGACCAAATTGAGTTTAATGTGAGAAAGCAAATGGAAGAATGTTCAGAAGCTCCCTTTTATGTACTTGGTCCATTAGTAACAGATATATCTCCTGGTTATGACCATATATCAAGTGCTATTGGAGCGGCGATGGCTGGTTGGTATGGGACTTCTATGTTATGTTATGTAACCCCAAAAGAACATTTAGGTCTCCCAAATGCAGAAGATGTACGCGAAGGATTAATTGCTTATAAGATAGCTGCTCATGCTGCAGATATAGCGAGGCATAGAGCTGGAGCTCGTGATAGAGATGATGAACTTAGTCATGCAAGGTATAACTTTGATTGGAATAAACAATTTGAACTCTCATTAGATCCAGAAAGAGCAAAGCAATACCATGATGAAACATTACCTGAAGAAATATTTAAAAAGGCTGAGTTTTGTTCAATGTGTGGACCTAAACATTGTCCAATGAATTCAAAAATTTCAGATGAATCTCTTGATCAACTAAAAGATAAACTTGAAGGATGTAATACTTCAGTTTAG